In one window of Fictibacillus phosphorivorans DNA:
- a CDS encoding carbon-nitrogen family hydrolase — protein MKIACIQVDIHYGDHKKNYEHIENKIREAVVQHQPDTIVLPELWDTGYDLTRLDEISDKNGERAKHWLSSLSKELDINIVGGSIAYRDENEVFNTSLTYNRNGEEIATYSKAHLITLMEEEKYISPGKNNALFMIDSTLSTLAICYDIRFPEWIRAPFLKGAKVLFVPAEWPIQRQSHWRALLIARAIENQCYVVACNRVGSDPKNTFAGQSLIIDPWGDIIAEGSVHDEEIITAEILPELVDEVRVKVPVFNDRRRDLY, from the coding sequence ATGAAAATTGCATGTATTCAAGTTGACATACATTATGGGGATCATAAAAAAAACTATGAACACATTGAAAATAAAATTCGTGAAGCAGTTGTTCAGCATCAACCTGATACGATCGTTCTCCCTGAACTATGGGATACAGGATATGACCTAACACGCTTAGATGAGATTAGCGATAAAAATGGCGAAAGAGCTAAGCACTGGTTAAGCTCCTTATCAAAAGAACTTGATATCAATATTGTTGGAGGTTCTATCGCTTACCGTGATGAGAATGAAGTATTTAACACCTCTCTCACCTACAACCGAAACGGAGAAGAGATCGCCACGTACTCAAAAGCCCATCTTATTACACTCATGGAAGAAGAAAAGTATATCTCTCCAGGAAAAAACAATGCGCTGTTTATGATTGATAGCACCCTATCCACTCTTGCTATCTGTTATGACATTCGATTTCCTGAATGGATTCGTGCTCCTTTCTTAAAAGGCGCTAAGGTTTTATTTGTTCCGGCTGAATGGCCGATTCAAAGACAATCTCATTGGCGAGCTCTACTTATTGCACGTGCTATAGAGAATCAATGCTATGTGGTTGCGTGTAACCGTGTCGGAAGCGATCCTAAAAATACCTTCGCCGGTCAATCGTTGATCATTGACCCTTGGGGAGATATTATTGCTGAAGGATCTGTACACGATGAGGAGATTATCACAGCAGAGATCTTACCTGAATTAGTAGACGAAGTACGCGTAAAAGTTCCTGTATTTAACGACCGTCGAAGAGATCTGTATTAA
- a CDS encoding pyridoxal phosphate-dependent aminotransferase translates to MKRFEQAEVMGKLPEQFFAKLVKKVSHYVEQGYDVINLGQGNPDQPTPQHIVEALKEGADRPDFHKYSPFRGHGFLKQAAADFYQREYGVTLDPVKEVAILFGGKVGLVELSQCYLNAGDVALVPDPGYPDYWSGVAMAGATMETMPLRKENEFLPKYDDLHETVLNKAKLMFLNYPNNPTAGVATESFFKETVELANKHDILVCHDFAYGAIGFDGQKPISFLQTEGAKDVGIEIYTLSKTYNMAGWRVGFAVGNESVIESINLLQDHFYVSLFGAVQHAAAEALNGSQQCVDELVDTYERRRNAFIGRLNENGWNVESPKGSFFCWLPVPEGYTSETFADYLLEEAHVVVAPGIGFGSEGDRYVRAGLLTSEERLIEAADRIAKLF, encoded by the coding sequence GTGAAACGTTTTGAACAGGCAGAAGTGATGGGGAAATTGCCAGAGCAATTTTTCGCCAAGCTTGTAAAAAAAGTATCTCACTATGTGGAGCAAGGCTATGACGTTATTAATCTCGGACAAGGAAATCCCGATCAACCAACGCCACAGCATATCGTTGAAGCATTAAAGGAAGGTGCAGACAGACCTGACTTTCATAAATACTCCCCGTTTCGAGGACACGGATTCTTAAAGCAGGCTGCTGCCGATTTTTATCAAAGAGAGTATGGAGTGACTTTAGATCCTGTTAAAGAAGTTGCTATTCTCTTTGGGGGGAAAGTGGGATTAGTAGAGTTGTCACAGTGCTACTTAAACGCTGGAGATGTTGCGCTCGTTCCAGATCCAGGATACCCGGATTATTGGTCAGGTGTAGCAATGGCTGGAGCTACGATGGAGACGATGCCCTTGAGAAAAGAAAATGAATTTCTCCCGAAGTATGATGATTTACATGAAACGGTCTTGAACAAAGCAAAGCTTATGTTCTTAAACTATCCGAACAATCCTACAGCAGGTGTTGCAACGGAATCCTTTTTTAAAGAGACAGTAGAACTCGCTAACAAACATGATATTCTCGTCTGCCATGATTTTGCTTATGGAGCAATTGGATTTGATGGACAAAAGCCGATCAGCTTTCTACAGACGGAAGGAGCAAAAGACGTAGGGATAGAGATCTATACCCTTTCCAAGACGTATAACATGGCAGGCTGGCGAGTTGGTTTTGCCGTAGGAAATGAATCTGTCATCGAATCCATTAATCTACTACAAGATCATTTTTATGTAAGCTTGTTTGGAGCGGTTCAGCACGCAGCAGCTGAGGCCTTGAACGGCTCTCAACAATGTGTGGATGAACTGGTAGATACATATGAACGCCGCCGAAATGCATTCATCGGACGGTTGAATGAAAACGGATGGAACGTGGAGTCGCCAAAAGGTTCTTTCTTCTGCTGGCTACCTGTACCTGAAGGATATACATCTGAAACATTCGCGGACTACTTGCTTGAAGAAGCACACGTCGTCGTCGCACCAGGCATTGGATTTGGAAGTGAAGGCGATCGATATGTACGTGCGGGCTTACTAACGTCAGAAGAACGTTTGATAGAGGCTGCTGATCGGATTGCTAAGCTGTTTTAA